TAATTCATGAAAAACGTTTCGTGTGATTTCCTCATCTCCGGAACTGGGGCCCATCGTCATTAATCCTTCTATCCTGCAAAATTCCGAAGAAAAAGAAGAATGATTTCTTAAAAATTCCAGCAGCTGGGGACGTGAGAAGCCGGATTTGGACGTTTCTTCCGTTAGATTCACTTGTAGGAAGATTCCCATTTTCCATCGATCTCTTTCCAATCGTTTTCTCAGTTCTTCCAAAGCGCCGGTCGAACCGACTCCATGAGCGTAAGAATATAGTCCGGCATATTTTCTTAAAGTTCCCGACTGCAACGGCCCGATATGATGGAGAATAAAATCCACTCCGGCTTTTCCGAAATCTGCGAACTTATCCCAACCTTCTTGCACCCGATTTTCTCCGAAATGCAGACAGCCTCCCGAAATCGCCTGAGCCACTTTTTCCTTCGGCTGAAATTTAGAGACAGCGATGATCGTAGCGGGATTTTCGGGCCGAATCGATTCGATTTCTGATCGCAATGAAGAATATTGTTCTAAAACTCCCAAGACGCAATCCTACGCTGCTACTCTTCCTTGGATTTCTTTTTCAGAGTGGACATTTCCTTTTCCAATCGTTCGACTCTTTTTTCCAAAGGAAGATTCTTTTTTGCGCGGACAGCTTTATCCGATTTTACGCCTAGTTTCTTTTCCAGTCTATTGACTCTTTTTTCCAGTGAATGCAAGCGAGTTTGCATTCTACCGGCATGAGGTTTCTTCTTTTTATATGAATGCTTTCTATGTTTACGGGCGACCCTTTCTGATTTTTTAGGGGTTTCTTCTTCGCCGCCCTTAAATTCCATAGGACGCTTGGATTTCGGTAAAGGTTGGTTTACTTCAGGATACTCTTCCCTACTCGATTCCCGCTTGCCGGTCGCCTCATCATGACGATCCGTTCCTTTAGATTTTCCTTTTTCAGGACCTAACCCGGGGACCTCGTAATCCGTTTTCGGCAAAGGTTTAGAAATTTCGTTTCCGGTCTCTTTCGGCGGTGCGAATTCCGAATCGAAATTTTGCGTCGGAGGCGGGAGTTCTTTGCTAGGTTGAACTTCGTCCAAGCCGATGATCACTCTCTCGTTCGGAGCCTGTTCGTTCGACGACGCTTGTTGATTTTTTATCCATGCGGATATTTTATCCCGCTGGAAGATTACGTAAACGATCAAGCATCCCAACAAAAGGATTAGTAATCCACCTAGAAGAGTTTTCAGAATATCCCGGTTCATACGTTTTCCTTTCTACAATATCGGCCTATTAAGGGCTACAAACGGGTAAAAAACCCCGGTTTACCTCAGGGGAAACCCTAATTCTTCCGAAAGAACTAGGGTGGCCAGGCGCGTATTATTCTGCTTACTACCGATCTTATCGATAGTTTTTATTCCCGCAAACTCATCCTGGGCTCCGCCTATCACCCGCGA
The sequence above is a segment of the Leptospira fainei serovar Hurstbridge str. BUT 6 genome. Coding sequences within it:
- a CDS encoding YggS family pyridoxal phosphate-dependent enzyme; protein product: MGVLEQYSSLRSEIESIRPENPATIIAVSKFQPKEKVAQAISGGCLHFGENRVQEGWDKFADFGKAGVDFILHHIGPLQSGTLRKYAGLYSYAHGVGSTGALEELRKRLERDRWKMGIFLQVNLTEETSKSGFSRPQLLEFLRNHSSFSSEFCRIEGLMTMGPSSGDEEITRNVFHELGRIRQDYFPEAKLSMGMSGDYRIAVSEGSDYVRIGSAIFGERT
- a CDS encoding lipoprotein produces the protein MNRDILKTLLGGLLILLLGCLIVYVIFQRDKISAWIKNQQASSNEQAPNERVIIGLDEVQPSKELPPPTQNFDSEFAPPKETGNEISKPLPKTDYEVPGLGPEKGKSKGTDRHDEATGKRESSREEYPEVNQPLPKSKRPMEFKGGEEETPKKSERVARKHRKHSYKKKKPHAGRMQTRLHSLEKRVNRLEKKLGVKSDKAVRAKKNLPLEKRVERLEKEMSTLKKKSKEE